The following are from one region of the Chromobacterium phragmitis genome:
- a CDS encoding MarR family transcriptional regulator, with product MTLSKEDFERLADFRYRLRRFLRFSEDLAQDNGITPLQYQLLLQLKGYPGRNWATVAELAERLQSHHHSVVGLVSRCESQQLVRRQPGREDRRCVEVHLQEKGEQLVARLAGAHRDELLALQDHGGHLSLDLLLQVKRQLQPPEALG from the coding sequence ATGACACTTAGCAAGGAAGATTTCGAACGCCTGGCGGACTTTCGCTACCGTTTGCGCCGTTTTCTGCGTTTCAGCGAGGATTTGGCGCAGGATAACGGCATCACGCCGCTGCAGTACCAGTTGCTGTTGCAATTGAAAGGCTACCCGGGGCGCAACTGGGCCACGGTGGCGGAGTTGGCCGAGCGGCTGCAGTCCCATCATCACAGCGTGGTGGGACTGGTCAGCCGTTGCGAGAGCCAGCAACTGGTGCGGCGGCAGCCGGGCAGGGAAGATAGGCGCTGCGTGGAGGTGCATTTGCAGGAGAAGGGCGAGCAGCTGGTCGCCCGGCTGGCCGGCGCGCACCGAGACGAGCTGCTGGCCTTGCAGGATCACGGCGGCCATTTGTCGCTGGACTTGCTGTTGCAGGTCAAGCGGCAGCTGCAGCCGCCGGAAGCGCTGGGCTAG
- the yiaY gene encoding L-threonine dehydrogenase, with amino-acid sequence MSTSAFFIPSLNLMGAGCLQQAVDTMRGHGFRRALIVTDQGLVKAGLAGKVADMLGKADIEPVVFDGVHPNPSCANVNAGLALLREKRCDVVVSLGGGSPHDCAKGIALVAVNGGKIQDYEGVDKSAKPQLPLVAINTTAGTASEMTRFCIITDESRHIKMAIVDKHTTPILSVNDPETMAGMPASLTAATGMDALTHAVEAYVSTIATPITDACALKAVELIAGFLRRAVADGKDMEAREQMAYAQFLAGMAFNNASLGYVHAMAHQLGGFYDLPHGVCNAVLLPHVQAFNAAVAGERLADVALALGEKTRGAEAAIAAIKRLSADVGIPTGLKELGVKEEDIPTLADNALKDACGLTNPRKGSHADVCAIFRAAL; translated from the coding sequence ATGAGCACGAGCGCTTTCTTCATCCCCTCGCTGAATCTGATGGGCGCGGGCTGTCTGCAACAAGCGGTGGATACCATGCGCGGGCACGGCTTCCGCCGCGCGCTGATCGTCACTGATCAGGGCCTGGTCAAGGCGGGCTTGGCCGGCAAGGTGGCCGACATGTTGGGCAAAGCCGACATCGAGCCGGTGGTTTTCGACGGCGTCCATCCCAACCCCAGTTGCGCCAACGTCAACGCCGGCCTCGCGCTGCTGCGGGAAAAGCGGTGCGACGTGGTGGTGTCGCTGGGCGGCGGCTCGCCGCACGATTGCGCCAAGGGCATCGCGCTGGTGGCGGTGAACGGCGGCAAGATCCAGGACTACGAAGGCGTGGACAAGTCCGCCAAGCCCCAGCTGCCGCTGGTGGCGATCAACACCACCGCCGGCACCGCGTCCGAGATGACCCGCTTCTGCATCATCACCGACGAATCCCGCCATATCAAAATGGCCATCGTCGACAAGCACACCACGCCCATTCTGTCGGTCAACGATCCGGAAACCATGGCCGGCATGCCGGCCTCCTTGACCGCAGCCACCGGCATGGACGCGTTGACCCACGCGGTGGAGGCTTACGTGTCCACCATCGCCACGCCCATCACCGACGCCTGCGCGCTGAAGGCCGTCGAGCTGATCGCCGGCTTTCTGCGTCGCGCCGTGGCGGATGGCAAAGACATGGAGGCGCGCGAGCAAATGGCCTACGCCCAGTTCCTGGCCGGCATGGCCTTCAACAACGCGTCCTTGGGCTATGTGCATGCGATGGCGCATCAGCTGGGCGGCTTCTACGACCTGCCGCATGGCGTGTGCAACGCCGTGTTGCTGCCGCACGTGCAGGCTTTCAACGCGGCGGTGGCTGGCGAGCGCTTGGCCGACGTGGCGCTGGCGCTGGGCGAGAAAACCCGCGGGGCCGAGGCGGCCATCGCGGCGATCAAGCGTCTGTCGGCGGATGTGGGAATCCCGACGGGGCTGAAAGAGCTGGGCGTGAAAGAGGAGGATATTCCAACCTTGGCCGACAACGCGTTGAAGGATGCCTGCGGCCTGACCAATCCGCGCAAGGGCAGTCATGCGGATGTCTGCGCGATCTTCCGCGCGGCGTTATAG
- a CDS encoding DUF488 domain-containing protein produces MGIEIRLVQVDGCRKPPAGAFLVDGKWPRGLPRSALAAGHWLPRVMPTDELVAWMRYQPLRWSTFCDIYWSDMGNNPGRWLPLLRTMEQGELVLLHSGEADEHSPVKALESFLTQRYRERQAETA; encoded by the coding sequence ATGGGAATCGAAATTCGTTTGGTGCAGGTGGATGGGTGCCGCAAGCCTCCGGCAGGCGCTTTCTTGGTGGACGGCAAGTGGCCCAGGGGGCTGCCGCGCTCGGCGCTGGCGGCCGGGCATTGGTTGCCTCGAGTGATGCCGACCGACGAACTGGTGGCGTGGATGCGGTATCAGCCGCTGCGCTGGTCCACTTTCTGCGACATCTACTGGTCGGACATGGGCAATAATCCGGGCCGCTGGCTGCCCTTGCTGCGGACGATGGAGCAGGGCGAACTGGTGCTGCTGCACAGCGGTGAGGCCGACGAGCATAGCCCGGTGAAAGCGCTGGAATCCTTCCTGACGCAGCGCTACCGGGAAAGGCAAGCCGAGACGGCATGA
- a CDS encoding TetR/AcrR family transcriptional regulator, producing MEGNRPDTATRILDVAERLFVEHGFEATSLRMITQQAEVNLAAVNYHFGSKDALFESVFLRRLAPLLEDCLAELDTLEAAEGDLPLEQLVLSFIRPCLALSKDPSRGGAMFVRLLSRTLVENHRLLRETISQQYSVFVQRYTSAFQRALPDLESEQLAWRMHLAFSVMFNAFAGNDVLKIFTRSQIVTARDPDMIVKYLVPFVIAGLVSPIES from the coding sequence ATGGAGGGAAACCGTCCCGATACCGCAACCCGCATCCTCGACGTCGCTGAGCGTCTGTTCGTGGAGCACGGCTTCGAGGCGACTTCCTTGCGCATGATCACCCAGCAGGCCGAGGTGAATCTGGCCGCGGTGAACTATCACTTCGGCTCCAAGGATGCGTTGTTCGAATCCGTGTTTCTGCGCAGGCTGGCGCCCTTGCTGGAAGACTGCCTGGCGGAACTGGATACGCTGGAGGCGGCGGAAGGCGACTTGCCGTTGGAACAGCTCGTGCTGTCCTTCATACGGCCCTGTCTAGCCTTGTCCAAGGACCCGTCGCGCGGCGGCGCCATGTTCGTGCGCCTGCTGTCTCGGACCCTGGTGGAAAACCACCGCCTGTTGCGAGAGACCATTTCGCAGCAATACAGTGTGTTCGTGCAACGCTATACCAGCGCTTTCCAACGCGCGCTGCCTGACCTGGAGTCCGAACAGCTCGCCTGGCGCATGCACCTCGCCTTCAGCGTCATGTTCAACGCCTTCGCCGGCAACGATGTGCTGAAAATCTTCACGCGCAGCCAGATCGTTACCGCGCGGGATCCGGACATGATCGTCAAATACCTGGTGCCTTTCGTGATTGCCGGTCTGGTCTCGCCCATCGAAAGCTGA
- a CDS encoding MarC family protein, with product MQLLSTFITKFLFVMAALLPIMNPPGLVPIFISMTARNTPQQRRYLARRIAVYCALLLIGSMFVGGYVLSFFGVSLPVVQMSGGLLITFAAWRMLNDTPAESSQPSAEQARVDSQAELKQRAFYPLTFPLTVGPGSVSVAITIGATLTGSGKGLVRFVISPVAGLCAVLVCSTLVYLCYANADKLLRYLGQTGSVVFLRLSAFILLCLGVQIMWDGFGELASQWLRDNAALLG from the coding sequence ATGCAGTTGCTGTCCACCTTCATTACCAAGTTTCTGTTCGTGATGGCGGCGCTGCTGCCGATCATGAACCCGCCCGGCCTGGTGCCCATCTTCATCTCGATGACGGCGCGCAACACGCCCCAGCAGCGGCGCTACCTGGCGCGGCGCATCGCCGTCTATTGCGCGCTATTGTTGATCGGCAGCATGTTCGTCGGCGGCTATGTGCTGTCTTTCTTCGGCGTGTCGCTGCCAGTGGTGCAGATGTCCGGCGGCCTGCTGATCACCTTCGCCGCCTGGCGGATGCTGAACGACACGCCGGCCGAATCCAGCCAGCCGTCTGCCGAACAGGCCAGGGTGGACAGCCAGGCCGAGCTCAAACAACGGGCTTTCTATCCGCTGACCTTTCCGTTGACGGTGGGGCCGGGTTCGGTATCGGTAGCGATCACCATCGGTGCCACGCTCACCGGAAGCGGCAAGGGCCTGGTGCGCTTTGTGATCAGCCCTGTCGCGGGGCTGTGCGCGGTGCTGGTATGCAGCACCCTGGTCTATCTGTGCTACGCCAACGCCGACAAGCTGCTGCGTTACCTGGGCCAGACCGGCTCGGTGGTGTTCCTGCGGCTGTCCGCCTTCATCCTGCTGTGTCTGGGCGTGCAGATCATGTGGGACGGTTTCGGCGAGCTGGCCAGCCAGTGGCTGCGCGACAACGCCGCATTGCTGGGGTAG
- a CDS encoding O-succinylhomoserine sulfhydrylase, with the protein MASDAPHPTLHPETLAIRAGRETSQFNEHSQGLFLTSSFTYESAAQAAAMFLGEIDGYTYSRFTNPTVAAFQQRLAQMEGGERAIATATGMAAIQAIMMTLLQAGDHIVSSQSLFGSTTNLFANQLSKFGVTTSFVDARDLSAWREALRPNTKLLFLETPSNPLTEVADIQAIADIAHAHGALLVVDNSFCSPALQQPLRFGADLVMHSATKFLDGHGRVMGGAVVGSDKLIEQIYLHVRAAGPSLAPFNAWTLLSGMETLHLRMEKHSANALELARWLEARPHVERVYYPGLESHPQHDLALRQQKSGGAVVSFVVKGGREAAWKVVDAVQVISRTANLGDVKTTITHPASTTHARVTPEARERAGIVEGLLRISVGLENVRDLEQDLSRGLD; encoded by the coding sequence ATGGCATCCGACGCGCCGCACCCGACCCTGCATCCCGAAACCCTGGCCATCCGCGCCGGCCGGGAAACCAGCCAGTTCAACGAGCACAGCCAAGGGCTGTTCCTCACCTCCAGCTTCACCTATGAATCCGCCGCCCAGGCCGCCGCGATGTTCCTGGGCGAGATCGACGGCTATACCTATTCGCGCTTCACCAACCCCACGGTCGCGGCGTTCCAGCAGCGGCTGGCGCAAATGGAAGGCGGCGAGCGCGCCATCGCCACCGCGACCGGCATGGCGGCGATCCAGGCCATCATGATGACCCTGCTGCAGGCAGGCGACCATATCGTGTCCTCGCAAAGCCTGTTCGGCTCCACCACCAATCTGTTCGCCAACCAGCTGTCCAAGTTCGGCGTGACCACAAGCTTTGTCGACGCGCGCGATCTGTCGGCCTGGCGGGAGGCTTTGCGGCCCAATACCAAGCTGCTGTTCCTGGAGACGCCGTCCAATCCGTTGACCGAGGTGGCCGACATCCAGGCCATCGCCGATATCGCCCATGCCCATGGCGCGCTGTTGGTGGTGGACAACAGCTTCTGTTCCCCGGCCTTGCAGCAGCCTTTGCGCTTCGGCGCCGATCTGGTCATGCATTCCGCCACCAAGTTTCTGGATGGGCATGGCCGGGTGATGGGCGGCGCGGTGGTGGGAAGCGACAAGCTGATCGAGCAGATCTATCTGCACGTGCGCGCCGCCGGGCCGTCGCTGGCGCCGTTCAATGCCTGGACCCTGTTGTCCGGCATGGAGACGCTGCATCTGCGCATGGAGAAACACAGCGCCAACGCGCTGGAACTGGCGCGCTGGCTGGAGGCGCGGCCCCATGTCGAGCGTGTCTACTACCCCGGCCTGGAGAGCCATCCGCAGCATGATTTGGCTCTCCGCCAGCAAAAGAGCGGCGGCGCGGTGGTGTCCTTCGTGGTCAAGGGAGGGCGCGAGGCGGCTTGGAAGGTGGTGGACGCTGTCCAGGTGATTTCCCGCACCGCCAATCTGGGCGATGTGAAAACCACCATCACGCATCCCGCCAGCACCACCCACGCTCGAGTGACCCCGGAGGCGCGAGAGCGGGCGGGCATAGTGGAGGGCCTGTTGCGCATCAGCGTCGGCCTGGAAAATGTGCGGGACCTCGAGCAAGATCTGTCGCGAGGCCTTGACTAA